The Pungitius pungitius chromosome 8, fPunPun2.1, whole genome shotgun sequence genome has a window encoding:
- the znf740a gene encoding zinc finger protein ZFP2 isoform X6, translating into MALMQASSMAAPPKKMMAPLGHGPQQRDGPDRAPQGHMIIPSGMSCPPLVRTNFGNLIRKDGEFQAPRLLDEKEMRANEDMQQKKKNRKSVTPCKVREQEGRGGKGTGADENGPSSKVQKNFICDHCYGAFRSGYHLKRHILIHTGEKPYACAVCDMRFIQRYHLERHSLIHTGVKPYACSMCDMRFFQRYHLERHRLTHTGMRPLTVPSSRVKPYACSMCDMRFFQRYHLARHSLTHTGVKPYACSMCDMRFFQRYHLARHSLTHTGVKPYACSMCDMRFFQRYHLARHTLTHTGVKPYACSMCDMRFFQRYHLARHSLTHTGVKPYACTMCDMRFIQRYQLERHSLTHTGVKPYACTMCDKRFFQRYHLARHSLTHMGVKPYACTMCDMKFFQRYHLARHSLTHTGVKPYACTMCDKRFFQRYHLARHSLTHMGVKPYACTMCDMRFVQRYHLARHSLTHTGVKPYACTMCDKRFFQRYHLTRHSLTHMGMRPHTLPMSLRSDCSYIMSEAPRQLFTCKSVKPFACPMCDMRFVQRYHLARHSLTHTGVKPYACSMCDMRFIQRNHLERHSLTHTGEKPFACDMCDMRFIQRYHLERHKRVHSGEKPYQCERCQQNFSRTDRLLRHRRLCQGRGVAKVENQPCCEPRPYGQEPPPAPPTWSPLHPPPGRLAV; encoded by the exons ATGGCACTGATGCAGGCTAGTTCCATGGCTGCTCCACCCAAAAAAATGATGGCCCCCCTTGGCCATGGACCCCAGCAGAGAGACGGACCCGACCGGGCTCCCCAGGGCCATATGATCATCCCATCCGGAATGAGCTGTCCACCCCTGGTTAGGACCAACTTCGGAAAT CTTATCCGGAAGGACGGTGAATTCCAAGCTCCCCGCCTGCTGGATGAGAAGGAGATGAGAGCCAACGAGGAcatgcagcagaaaaaaaagaataggaaATCAGTAACGCCCTGCAAAGTGAGAGAACAAGAAGGAAGGGGAGGGAAG GGCACAGGTGCAGATGAGAATGGTCCGTCCTCCAAAGTGCAGAAAAACTTTATTTGTGATCACTGTTATGGAGCATTTAGGAGTGGATACCACCTGAAGAGACACATCCTCATTCATACAG GGGAGAAGCCGTATGCTTGTGCCGTATGTGACATGAGGTTTATTCAGCGTTACCACCTGGAGAGACACAGCCTCATTCACACGG gggtgAAGCCGTACGCTTGTTCCATGTGTGACATGCGGTTTTTCCAGCGTTACCACCTGGAGAGACACAGACTCACTCATACGGGTATGCGTCCATTAACCGTACCCAGTTCAA GGGTGAAGCCGTACGCTTGCTCCATGTGTGACATGAGGTTCTTCCAACGTTATCATCTGGCAAGACACAGCCTCACTCATACTG gggtgAAGCCATACGCTTGCTCCATGTGTGATATGAGGTTTTTCCAACGCTACCACTTGGCAAGACACAGCCTCACTCACACGG gggtGAAGCCATATGCTTGCTCCATGTGTGACATGAGATTTTTCCAGAGATACCACCTGGCAAGACACACTCTCACCCATACGG GGGTGAAGCCGTACGCTTGCTCCATGTGTGACATGAGGTTCTTCCAGCGTTACCATTTGGCAAGACACAGCCTCACTCATACTG GAGTGAAGCCGTATGCGTGTACCATGTGTGACATGAGGTTTATACAACGTTACCAACTGGAGAGACACAGTCTCACTCATACGG gGGTGAAGCCGTACGCTTGCACCATGTGTGACAAGAGGTTTTTTCAGCGCTACCACCTGGCGAGACACAGCCTCACTCATATGG GAGTGAAACCTTATGCTTGCACCATGTGTGACATGAAGTTTTTTCAGCGTTACCACCTGGCGAGACACAGCCTCACTCATACGG GTGTGAAACCTTATGCTTGCACCATGTGTGACAAGAGGTTTTTTCAGCGCTACCACCTGGCGAGACACAGCCTCACTCATATGG GTGTGAAACCTTATGCTTGTACCATGTGTGACATGAGGTTTGTTCAGCGTTACCACCTGGCGAGACACAGCCTCACTCATACGG GTGTGAAACCTTATGCTTGCACCATGTGTGACAAGAGGTTTTTTCAGCGCTACCACCTGACAAGACACAGCCTCACTCATATGGGTATGCGTCCGCACACCTTACCCATGTCACTGAGATCAGACTGCAGTTACATAATGTCAGAGGCTCCCAGGCAATTATTTACCTGTAAAA GTGTGAAACCTTTTGCTTGCCCCATGTGTGACATGAGGTTTGTTCAGCGTTACCACCTGGCGAGACACAGCCTCACTCATACGG gggtgAAGCCGTATGCTTGTTCCATGTGTGACATGAGGTTTATTCAGCGTAACCACCTGGAGAGACACAGCCTCACTCATACGG GAGAGAAGCCCTTTGCTTGTGACATGTGTGATATGAGGTTTATCCAGCGCTACCACCTTGAGAGACACAAGCGTGTCCATAGTGGGGAGAAGCCCTATCAGTGTGAACGGTGCCAGCAG AACTTTTCACGGACAGACCGGCTGCTGCGACACCGGCGGCTGTGCCAGGGCCGCGGCGTGGCCAAGGTGGAGAACCAGCCGTGCTGCGAACCGCGCCCGTACGGCCAGGAGCCGCCGCCCGCGCCCCCCACCTGGAGCCCCCTGCACCCCCCTCCGGGCCGACTGGCGGTCTGA